A part of Aspergillus flavus chromosome 1, complete sequence genomic DNA contains:
- a CDS encoding uncharacterized protein (expressed protein) has protein sequence MYLLLLTVGWQQGPALPHRVRRTQRSPLCVPWKEEYPAPQSTAEQFSILNICLVIQSSYGSLTAGFDPSLAHHFPKTV, from the coding sequence ATGTATCTGCTACTTCTTACGGTGGGCTGGCAACAAGGGCCGGCGCTGCCGCATCGGGTCCGCAGGACACAACGCAGTCCTTTGTGCGTACCTtggaaggaagaatatccCGCCCCTCAATCCACAGCAGAGCAGTTCTCTATCTTAAACATCTGTCTTGTAATTCAAAGTTCTTATGGGTCTCTAACTGCGGGATTTGACCCATCACTTGCGCATCACTTTCCAAAGACAGTTTAA
- a CDS encoding mitochondrial distribution and morphology protein 12 has product MSIEVDWRAATSGPDGEALAERIRSFIHDKFQQVALPRFIRSVQVHSFDFGTIPPDLEVKDICEPFADFYEEDEDDETSDVSEELVSGHGTQWHRDLNEPPFHEEMAMNRPLRDPFDEAFHSSTLRSPMEHLNPHFLPRAGTPGIPGGTSTLGYHLMSLGGLSGTQTPLAAVAGGTPFANGWTDPGMGASSRGHPSISGPTAVHPSRMEADIDTSNPTSRPSTSSTLPSHPSASNQPSGDATTGKEHGSLAEDEHLDDPMTSGHPLRLPPRMRERRPEDFQVLCHAKYAGDVRLSLTAEILLDYPMPSFVGLPLKLNVTGITFDGVAVIAYIRKRVHFCFLSAEDADALIGSDQQEARGQDDRPWSSADPTASPKRQGGLLREIRVESEIGRKEDGKQVLKNVGKVERFVLAQVRRIFEEEMVFPSFWTFLI; this is encoded by the coding sequence ATGTCAATCGAAGTTGACTGGAGGGCAGCCACTTCTGGGCCGGACGGTGAGGCTCTGGCAGAGCGAATCCGCTCCTTCATCCATGACAAGTTCCAGCAGGTGGCCCTCCCACGTTTTATCCGATCAGTTCAAGTGCACTCGTTCGACTTCGGGACTATACCACCTGATCTTGAGGTGAAAGATATCTGTGAGCCGTTTGCCGACTTCtacgaggaggatgaagatgacgaaacATCCGATGTGTCCGAGGAGCTGGTCTCCGGGCATGGCACCCAGTGGCACCGGGATCTCAACGAACCCCCATTTCACGAGGAAATGGCAATGAATCGCCCGTTACGAGACCCATTCGATGAAGCTTTTCACTCATCGACTTTGCGGTCACCTATGGAACACCTGAACCCTCACTTCCTTCCCCGTGCGGGCACTCCGGGTATTCCTGGCGGAACTTCTACGTTAGGGTACCACCTTATGTCCCTTGGTGGATTGTCGGGGACACAAACTCCCCTTGCTGCGGTTGCAGGCGGTACACCGTTCGCAAATGGTTGGACTGACCCTGGAATGGGCGCAAGTAGCAGGGGccatccatccatctccGGCCCGACTGCGGTTCATCCATCTCGCATGGAAGCTGATATCGACACTAGCAATCCTACCTCACGCCCTTCGACCTCTAGCACGCTTCCTTCACATCCGTCCGCGTCCAACCAGCCCAGCGGAGATGCTACGACGGGAAAGGAACACGGATCTCTCGCCGAGGATGAACATTTGGATGATCCTATGACTTCAGGACATCCCCTCCGGCTCCCCCCTCGCATGCGAGAGCGCCGACCGGAAGATTTTCAGGTTCTATGCCATGCTAAATATGCTGGGGATGTGCGGTTATCATTAACCGCGGAGATTCTTCTTGATTATCCTATGCCTAGTTTCGTCGGGTTGCCGCTGAAACTCAACGTCACGGGAATTACATTCGACGGAGTTGCAGTCATCGCGTACATCCGCAAACGAGTTCATTTCTGCTTTTTGTCTGCAGAAGATGCGGATGCACTGATCGGGTCTGATCAGCAAGAGGCGAGAGGCCAGGATGATCGCCCATGGTCTAGTGCAGACCCGACCGCTTCCCCGAAGCGCCAGGGAGGCTTATTGCGAGAAATCCGAGTTGAAAGTGAAATCGGTCGGAAAGAAGATGGTAAACAAGTCCTGAAGAATGTCGGCAAGGTTGAGCGCTTCGTTCTAGCCCAGGTCCGTCGCATcttcgaggaggagatggtttTCCCTAGCTTCTGGACGTTTCTTATCTGA
- a CDS encoding putative aspartyl protease, which produces MIKFWCLALGAAYFTNALTLEKKDLPSVLEVPFESGRFAGAHHHDRRGKRDHTVKLEFYGNDFFYANISVGNPPQKLKAQFSTLDDSSWVVVSDNKELAKPIEQGILDGYNANASTSSRSVKTHATVDGFDQDEVGNIDIMSDTMIVGDVKLEAIRFATLREKAAIGDTLGLGYGNGNSEFISVTQALVDAKAIQSPAFSMWMEENHDQTYIPGTILFGGVNKAKYVDKLHTLPVISPPDLSKLFRVNLTGLSVGTGSTTKSVSPDSFSIGAVFSSATDFIGFPKAITQDLFSQLNVTMFYENGQPMFPCDKPPENKMLAFHFGDVAFNFSLDPFIAEAPSTTDPKQHEEGYCYLSFLTIEPERSKELGGAIIGANFLKLVYTVFDMKNDEVSLAQRCWEKAPDEIMEIRSGKDGVPDRTTQEKDKANTADKPKKTDESTGSNLKSGNGLKAVIAAGTVLMVALIWG; this is translated from the exons ATGATTAAGTTTTGGTGCCTGGCCCTAGGGGCTGCTTACTTTACCAACGCCCTGAcactggagaagaaggatctgCCTTCTGTGCTAGAGGTCCCTTTCGAGAGCGGGCGGTTCGCAGGTGCTCACCATCATGATCGCCGTGGGAAGAGGGATCATACCGTTAAGTTAGAGTTTTACGgg AATGACTTCTTCTACGCTAACATATCTGTCGGAAACCCACCACAGAAATTGAAAGCTCAGTTCTCGACTCTTGATGACAGCAGCTGGGTGGTGGTGAGCGATAACAAAGAGTTAGCAAAACCAATAGAGCAGGGAATTCTTGATGGGTATAATGCGAACGCTTCAACTAGCAGCCGATCAGTAAAGACACATGCCACTGTTGACGGGTTCGATCAGGATGAGGTGGGAAATATTGATATAATGTCAGATACGATGATCGTTGGGGATGTGAAACTGGAAGCCATAAGATTTGCTACTCTACGTGAGAAAGCCGCAATAGGTG ATACACTCGGCCTAGGATATGGCAATGGTAACTCGGAATTTATCTCTGTTACCCAGGCATTGGTCGATGCGAAAGCTATCCAATCCCCTGCTTTCAGCATGTGGATGGAGGAGAACCATGATCAGACCTATATTCCCGGCACCATCCTCTTCGGCGGCGTGAACAAGGCCAAGTATGTCGATAAACTCCATACGTTGCCGGTCATATCTCCTCCAGACCTCAGCAAGTTGTTCCGGGTCAATCTTACCGGATTGTCCGTGGGAACAGGCTCCACCACGAAGTCCGTATCGCCAGATTCTTTTTCCATCGGGgctgtcttttcttccgCGACTGATTTCATCGGTTTCCCGAAAGCGATCACGCAAGACCTGTTTTCCCAACTTAACGTCACAATGTTTTATGAAAATGGCCAGCCGATGTTTCCTTGTGACAAACCACCCGAGAACAAGATGCTAGCATTCCATTTCGGCGACGTAGCTTTCAACTTCTCCCTCGACCCATTCATAGCAGAGGCTCCCTCGACCACAGACCCTAAACAGCACGAGGAGGGTTACTGCTACCTAAGCTTTTTGACGATCGAACCTGAACGTAGTAAGGAACTTGGCGGTGCCATAATTGGAGCCAATTTCCTCAAATTGGTATACACAGTCTTTGACATGAAGAATGACGAAGTCTCTCTGGCCCAAAGATGCTGGGAGAAAGCGCCTGATGAGATCATGGAGATCAGATCAGGGAAGGACGGCGTCCCGGATCGTACAAcacaagagaaagataagGCGAACACGGCAGACAAGCCCAAAAAGACAGACGAATCTACAGGATCGAATCTGAAATCAGGCAATGGGCTGAAAGCCGTCATAGCGGCGGGAACCGTCTTGATGGTTGCCCTAATTTGGGGTTGA
- a CDS encoding ras GTPase-activating protein family IQGAP: MSVATMLHPASRTSTSSSSSFQPVSRQNTMSSHDTRSLRQSKRFSVTALYLSMSAKDRDLEISDDLAKAQKYLRELKSKISTQSKKNFVLEKDVRYLDSRIALLIQNRMALEEQNEVANHLDEAIDPQEGFFPNDEKTQKYGNLLFLLQSEPRHIAHLCRLVSMSEIDSLLQTVMFTIYGNQYESREEHLLLTMFQSVLTYQFDNTPEYSSLLRQNTPVSRMMTTYTRRGPGQSYLKQVLADQINRLIEYRDVDLEINPLKVYETMVMEHEEKHGSLPADLPRSITAEAAAENAQVQAIIAPRLRKLTEIANGFLTTIIDSVDETPYGIRWICKQIRSLSRRKYPDAHDQTICTLIGGFFFLRFINPAIVTPRSYMLIDATPTEKPRRTLTLIAKMLQNLANKPSYAKEPYMAKLQPFIQQNKERVNKFMLDLCEVQDFYESLEMDNYVALSKRDLELQITLNEMYATHALLEKHSVALAQDQHSRLHELLNELGTAPTQVPRKENRTITVPLFSRWEAAVDDLTAALDITQEEIFFMEAKSTFVQILRSLPPNSVVARRPLRLDRIAEAAATLKNDAVMVRKGIRTMELLSQLQEMGVIDRSDEFSLLRDEVEQELVHLGSLKEKVLDETKKLEEVFATIRDHNAYLVGQLETYKSYLHNVRSQSEGKQRKQQKHQELGPYKFTHQQLEKEGVIRKSNVPENRRANIYFMFKSPLPGTFVISLHYKGRARGLLELDLKLDDLLEMQKDNLEDLDLEYVQFNVSKVLLLLNKRFARKKGW, from the exons ATGTCCGTAGCTACTATGCTGCACCCGGCTTCCAgaacctccacctcctcttcctcatcatttCAGCCTGTCTCGCGACAAAACACAATGTCTTCCCACGATACCCGGTCTCTCCGCCAATCCAAGCGGTTTTCAGTCACTGCACTGTACCTGTCGATGTCCGCGAAGGACAGAGACTTGGAAATCTCAGATGATTTGGCGAAGG CCCAAAAATATCTACGAGAGCTCAAATCGAAGATCTCAACCCAATCGAAGAAAAACTTTGTCCTGGAAAAAGATGTACGATATCTGGATTCGCGGATCGCCTTACTTATCCAGAACCGTATGGCCCTTGAGGAG CAAAATGAAGTTGCAAATCACCTCGACGAAGCTATTGATCCCCAAGAGGGTTTCTTCCCCAACGACGAGAAAACTCAAAAATATGGCAAtctgctcttccttctccaatcCGAACCTCGTCATATCGCCCACCTGTGTCGTCTCGTTTCCATGTCGGAAATCGACTCCCTCCTCCAGACGGTCATGTTCACCATCTACGGTAACCAGTACGAAAGTCGTGAAgagcatcttcttctcaccATGTTCCAATCTGTCCTCACCTACCAGTTCGATAATACTCCGGAATACTCCTCGCTTTTGCGCCAGAATACCCCAGTATCCCGCATGATGACTACTTATACTCGCCGTGGCCCTGGTCAAAGTTACTTAAAGCAGGTCCTGGCCGACCAGATTAATCGGTTGATTGAGTACCGCGATGTCGACTTGGAAATCAACCCCCTGAAGGTGTACGAAACGATGGTCATGGAACATGAAGAGAAACATGGCTCGTTGCCGGCGGATCTGCCAAGATCCATTACTGCAGAGGCTGCAGCAGAAAATGCCCAGGTCCAGGCCATCATTGCACCACGGTTGAGGAAGTTGACGGAGATAGCCAATGGATTTCTAACAACAATCATTGATTCAGTAGATGAGACGCCTTACGGTATCCGATGGATTTGCAAGCAGATTCGAAGCCTTTCTCGACGCAAATATCCTGATGCTCATGACCAAACCATCTGTACCCTGATTGGaggcttctttttccttcgctTCATCAACCCCGCCATCGTCACCCCGCGGTCTTATATGTTGATCGACGCAACTCCTACAGAGAAACCTCGGCGTACATTGACCTTGATTGCAAAGATGCTCCAGAACCTGGCAAACAAACCCTCCTACGCTAAAGAGCCATATATGGCCAAACTACAACCGTTCATTCAGCAAAACAAGGAGCGTGTCAACAAATTCATGCTGGATTTGTGCGAAGTGCAGGACTTCTATGAGAGCCTCGAAATGGACAACTATGTAGCTCTTTCCAAGCGCGACCTCGAGTTACAGATCACTCTAAACGAAATGTATGCCACTCACGCCCTTTTGGAAAAGCACAGTGTGGCTCTTGCTCAAGACCAACACTCGCGGCTACATGAGCTCTTGAATGAGCTCGGCACAGCACCGACCCAAGTTCCGCGCAAAGAGAACAGGACTATCACCGTTCCCCTCTTTAGTCGATGGGAGGCAGCCGTGGACGATTTAACAGCCGCTTTGGACATTACCCAGGAGGAGATTTTCTTTATGGAAGCTAAATCAACCTTTGTCCAAATCCTGCGATCTCTGCCTCCAAATTCCGTAGTCGCTCGCCGACCGCTCCGACTCGATCGCATCGCAGAGGCCGCAGCTACCTTGAAGAATGATGCCGTCATGGTGCGGAAAGGTATTCGCACCATGGAACTGTTGAGTCAGCTACAAGAAATGGGAGTTATCGATCGGTCTGATGAGTTCAGCCTGCTTCGAGACGAAGTCGAACAGGAATTGGTGCACCTGGGAtctttgaaggagaaggtttTGGACGAGACCAAGAAGCTTGAGGAAGTCTTTGCGACAATCCGTGACCATAACGCATATTTGGTAGGCCAGTTGGAGACATACAAGTCCTACCTGCACAATGTCCGTAGCCAGTCAGAGGGGAAACAGAGAAAGCAGCAGAAACATCAAGAGCTCGGACCTTACAAATTCACTCACCAACAACTTGAGAAAGAAGGCGTGATTCGAAAGAGTAATGTTCCCGAGAACCGGCGAGCCAACATCTACTTCATGTTCAAGAGCCCATTGCCAGGCACTTTTGTGATTAGCCTGCATTATAAAG GTCGCGCTCGCGGGCTTCTGGAGCTTGATCTCAAGCTTGATGATCTGTTAGAAATGCAGAAAGATAATCTTGAGGATCTAGACCTTGAATACGTGCAATTCAACGTTTCCAAGGTGCTACTACTCTTAAACAAGCGGTTTGCACGCAAGAAGGGTTGGTAA
- a CDS encoding tyrosine phosphatase-like protein (hypothetical protein AOR_1_2168174), with amino-acid sequence MSPKQEPLSPKRAYLLFYNAISTILWLRILLTVLTTHDPASTYTTLEPWTRWTQTLAIAEILHSAAGLTRSPVFTTFTQVFGRSVQVWAINYAFPAITAHSWAYPAMLLAWSAADTVRYSYFVVMLAGIPMPAVLKWLRYSLFFILYPIGISSEWWLMYHAANATSSLAVAGIFYFFLVLYVPGTPMMYKYMVKQRRKTLARE; translated from the exons ATGTCCCCTAAACAAGAACCTCTCTCTCCCAAAAGAGCCTACCTACTCTTCTACAATGCCATATCCACGATCCTCTGGCTCCGCATCCTCCTCACCGTCCTCACAACCCACGACCCCGCATCAACATACACAACCCTCGAACCCTGGACCCGATGGACGCAAACCCTAGCGATCGCAGAGATCCTCCACTCCGCAGCCG GACTCACCCGAAGCCCCGTGTTTACAACCTTCACGCAAGTATTCGGCCGCAGCGTACAGGTCTGGGCCATTAACTATGCCTTCCCGGCCATCACGGCCCATTCCTGGGCCTACCCGGCTATGCTACTCGCCTGGTCTGCGGCAGATACCGTCCGGTACTCTTATTTCGTAGTAATGCTGGCTGGGATACCGATGCCTGCTGTATTGAAATGGCTACG ATACTCGCTATTTTTCATTCTCTATCCGATCGGAATCAGCAGCGAATGGTGGTTGATGTATCATGCTGCAAATGCCACGTCCAGTCTCGCCGTGGCGGGCatcttctatttcttccttgtgCTTTATGTGCCTG GAACGCCTATGATGTATAAATATATGGTTAAGCAGCGGCGCAAGACCTTGGCTCGGGAGTAG
- a CDS encoding exosome 3'-5 (exosome complex exonuclease Rrp6), with the protein MDSAADFPPFQQQLTSSLVQMTRTVGQLSAEDLSFHRTSSAELSESIDEQSGRILSLTSSLLKAATAGTDLPVPTLQDEDSIEDNWRGVVDVIDALLERADACLDEFTGVIKRLSPSQQEQSAAKATKKTTSKFPTIYDYGPSKIPKPQLYFERQVDNADDSPFKPLLRTKPHAVVPLEKSVESSDRNPYETEIRAARYPESTYAVSSPVPYQPWESTTATFVDTLEGVKEMLEELKSAKEIAIDLEHHDVHSYQGLVSLMQISTRDKDWVVDTLKPWREELQMLNEVFADPSILKVFHGSSMDIIWLQRDLGLYVVGMFDTYHAACALNYPKRSLKFLLQKFVNFEADKRYQMADWRIRPIPEGMFDYARSDTHYLLHIFDHLRNELIENSTPENNLIDYVLEKSKDEALQRFERSPYDAATGQGPGGWYDYLSRNPAVLSKEQFAVFKAVHQWRDAVAREEDEGVQCVFPKHVLFKVAHAMPLDLGTLFRTLSPVTPIAKDRAADLLAVIKNAKIEGADGPEWRDVYVKPTRAGRSVPATETEQGLVTPPIGEENFPTAARCEVSQFWGAVLDTREPLTPPEYSAVASAEALRLSLPLPPMPRTVSEARDKLAGSAAKPAPPKPTPAPVEMPEEKEENKIFTVKGLGGPRKRKSEEAPSPEGDDSSDVIHIGEKPSKKQRRKEKKNKSASQTPQPEEKKEEAEPFNYEAADSVLHAQPAQTATLHKKRPFNPYKKALEAPSGVRKQKRETPGKSFTFR; encoded by the coding sequence ATGGATTCCGCAGCAGACTTCCCGCCGTTCCAGCAGCAGCTAACGTCGTCGCTCGTGCAGATGACGCGCACTGTTGGCCAGCTCTCTGCTGAAGATCTCAGTTTTCATCGCACTTCAAGCGCGGAGCTTTCCGAGTCCATCGATGAACAAAGCGGCAGGATTCTTTCATTAACTTCTTCACTTTTGAAAGCCGCCACAGCCGGTACCGATTTACCCGTGCCGACCTTGCAGGATGAAGACTCCATCGAAGACAATTGGCGCGGTGTGGTGGATGTTATCGATGCTCTTTTGGAAAGAGCAGATGCTTGTTTGGATGAATTTACCGGTGTGATTAAGAGACTGAGCCCATCGCAGCAAGAACAGAGTGCAGCCAAGGCTACCAAGAAGACCACTTCGAAGTTTCCCACCATCTACGATTACGGCCCGTCGAAGATCCCGAAACCTCAGCTGTATTTTGAGCGTCAAGTCGATAACGCCGATGATTCGCCTTTCAAGCCATTGCTCAGGACTAAGCCACATGCGGTGGTTCCGTTGGAGAAGTCTGTTGAATCGTCGGACCGAAACCCTTACGAGACCGAGATCCGCGCCGCAAGGTATCCGGAGTCTACCTACGCTGTGTCATCTCCCGTTCCTTACCAGCCTTGGGAGTCGACAACCGCAACTTTCGTGGATACCCTAGAAGGAGTGAAGGAAATGTTGGAAGAGCTCAAATCTGCGAAGGAGATCGCTATCGATCTAGAGCATCACGATGTGCATTCCTATCAGggtcttgtttctttgatGCAGATCAGCACCCGCGATAAGGACTGGGTGGTTGACACGCTGAAACCGTGGAGGGAGGAGCTTCAGATGCTTAATGAGGTCTTTGCGGATCCTAGCATCCTCAAAGTGTTCCACGGTTCGTCCATGGATATCATTTGGCTCCAACGCGATCTAGGTCTCTACGTAGTCGGCATGTTTGATACCTACCACGCCGCCTGCGCTCTGAATTACCCCAAGCGGAGTTTGAAGTTTCTTCTGCAAAAGTTTGTCAACTTCGAAGCCGACAAGAGATACCAAATGGCCGACTGGCGAATTCGGCCGATTCCAGAGGGCATGTTCGACTACGCCAGATCCGATACCCATTACCTTCTTCACATTTTCGATCACTTACGCAACGAACTCATAGAGAACTCAACGCCCGAAAACAACCTTATCGACTACGTCTTGGAGAAGTCAAAGGATGAAGCTCTGCAACGGTTTGAACGCTCTCCTTATGATGCTGCCACAGGCCAAGGACCAGGTGGCTGGTACGACTACTTATCGCGCAATCCTGCGGTCCTGTCTAAGGAGCAATTTGCCGTCTTCAAAGCAGTTCATCAATGGCGTGATGCAGTTGCGAGAGAGGAGGACGAAGGCGTGCAGTGTGTGTTCCCTAAGCACGTCCTTTTCAAGGTTGCGCACGCTATGCCTTTGGATCTGGGGACATTGTTCCGGACACTGTCACCAGTGACACCCATCGCCAAGGACAGAGCCGCGGACCTCCTGGCGGTCATCAAAAATGCAAAGATCGAAGGCGCTGACGGCCCTGAATGGCGTGATGTGTATGTGAAGCCGACAAGAGCGGGACGATCTGTTCCGGCGACGGAAACCGAACAGGGTCTTGTGACGCCACCTATCGGTGAGGAGAACTTCCCTACCGCTGCGCGCTGCGAGGTTTCCCAGTTCTGGGGTGCAGTGTTGGACACCCGGGAACCTCTTACCCCTCCCGAGTACTCTGCCGTCGCCTCTGCAGAAGCCCTTCGACTATCGCTCCCGCTGCCACCCATGCCTCGTACGGTATCTGAAGCTCGCGACAAGCTTGCTGGCTCTGCTGCCAAGCCTGCGCCCCCCAAACCCACCCCAGCTCCTGTTGAAATgccagaagaaaaggaggagaacaagatcTTCACTGTCAAAGGGCTTGGTGGCCCGCGCAAACGGAAGAGCGAAGAAGCTCCGTCGCCAGAGGGTGACGATTCTAGCGATGTGATACACATCGGGGAGAAACCGTCTAAGAAACAACGccggaaggaaaagaagaacaaatcCGCGTCGCAGACTCCACAgcccgaggagaagaaggaagaagctGAGCCCTTTAATTATGAGGCCGCTGACTCCGTCCTACACGCACAGCCAGCCCAGACCGCCACACTTCACAAGAAACGGCCATTCAACCCATACAAGAAGGCGCTTGAGGCACCCAGTGGAGTGCGCAAGCAGAAGCGTGAGACCCCCGGCAAGTCATTCACTTTCAGGTGA
- a CDS encoding distribution and morphology protein 35, which produces MSASIAPECNDIKERYDTCFLKWYSEKYLRGNTTSNDCEELFSKYKTCLNKVLKEKGIDSMLEDARKGNSDNDVEHLRRS; this is translated from the exons ATGTCTGCCTCTATAGCTCCCGAGtgcaatgatatcaaaga GAGATATGACACCTGCTTTCTCAAATGGTACAGTGAAA AATACCTTCGTGGCAATACAACATCCAATGACTGCGAAGAACTGTTCTCTAAATACAAGACATGCTTAAAT AAAGTgctaaaagaaaaaggcatcGATTCCATGCTGGAAGATGCTCGAAAGGGCAATTCCGATAATGATGTTGAGCACCTTCGGAGGAGTTGA
- a CDS encoding N-acetylglucosaminyl transferase component Gpi1: MLMSDGLLRVFWPYDLPRTPSQGVIIGWKNSELDLFVLTVLEDVEPRNVDNALRAGILFRNSPHPIVRIFTLCGRSAMHVLGTTNPREPPTAFNPSHLYVNTHPSYKIPRIYCPPETNVSVQVIMFHRPHPTRMEYMSLEPISLALGDKVSTADKSDSVSDKIDTEEERDKAQSQKLVEKLKLHTVVKHVPSHKEQALPLIINQVNCAYEMGKLMEKNSHLIGIRVKRSMSVGERVVESATTLWDLFVLGVSYVFWQWVWPVVTRIFVIGLVFHRTIAEIVLQILEWRARPDAAALKDISATAQQVDIRLQQFCYWPIQYVKLRQRKDNWESVTTSHPDYIRFYNSLWLVANDVIIGIALGSYIIDNANWVALQINSILTGWTVEGLQRTISWLMDWPAGLKLNNELAAFLGDLFLWVIENWAAFIANLQPYLPHVIYVVGCSSFAGASMPIALFSDLVSILTVHIYSFYIASARIFNWQLTIIISLFHLFRGKKRNVLRNRIDSCDYDLDQLLIGTILFTVLFFLLPTIIVFYLAFATARMSIISVKAALDTCLAFLNHFPLFALMLRVKDSRRLPGGVHFELREEHDKSSNTDSASTVPYIHLESIPLTLRAMFDQYFQLGHRLRKHYLSPRVIFCLVTGRFVPPIHRRNLYSMQYSMLPARRAGMAEVWSLLTQPRKANSGSGGSSTMVGGMGATANGLLKVPNGFGQGDMRRRGHR, translated from the exons ATGCTCATGAGCGATGGATTGTTGCGGGTATTTTGGCCATACGACCTCCCTCGGACGCCGTCACAGGGCGTGATTATCGGGTGGAAGAATTCGGAGCTCGACTTGTTCGTGTTGACGGTcttggaggatgtggag CCTCGGAATGTCGACAATGCCCTGCGTGCTGGGATCCTTTTTCGCAACAGCCCCCATCCGATTGTGAGGATATTTACGCTTTGTGGCAGATCTGCCATGCATGTGCTTGGTACGACCAATCCGCGAGAGCCACCGACAGCGTTTAACCCGTCGCACCTGTATGTGAATACGCATCCGTCGTATAAGATTCCTAGGATATATTGTCCGCCGGAGACGAATGTGTCTGTTCAGGTTATCATGTTTCATCGCCCCCATCCTACCCGAATGGAGTATATGTCGCTAGAGCCGATTTCCCTTGCTCTTGGCGACAAGGTGTCTACTGCGGACAAATCCGATTCGGTATCCGACAAGATTGATACAGAGGAGGAACGAGATAAGGCTCAGTCTCAGAAGTTGGTTGAAAAACTTAAGCTTCATACTGTTGTTAAGCATGTCCCGTCGCACAAAGAGCAGGCACTACCCCTCATAATCAACCAAGTAAACTGCGCCTACGAGATGGGAAAGCTcatggaaaagaatagtCACCTGATCGGGATTCGGGTCAAGAGGAGTATGAGCGTTGGTGAGCGAGTTGTCGAATCTGCAACGACGCTGTGGGATCTTTTTGTCCTTGGTGTCTCTTATGTGTTCTGGCAATGGGTTTGGCCTGTTGTCACTCGGATCTTCGTCATCGGTCTTGTATTCCATCGGACAATTGCTGAGATAGTACTCCAAATTCTAGAGTGGCGCGCTCGGCCCGATGCAGCAGCTTTGAAGGACATATCAGCAACGGCCCAACAAGTTGACATTCGGCTCCAACAATTCTGCTATTGGCCCATTCAATACGTCAAGCTGCGACAGAGGAAGGATAATTGGGAGAGTGTGACTACTAGCCATCCGGACTATATTCGGTTCTACAACAGTCTATGGCTTGTCGCGAATGACGTGATTATCGGTATAGCGTTGGGTTCCTACATCATTGATAATGCGAACTGGGTTGCTCTGCAGATCAACTCTATTCTTACTGGCTGGACTGTGGAAGGCTTGCAACGTACCATCTCCTGGCTCATGGATTGGCCAGCAGGCTTGAAGCTGAATAACGAGCTCGCTGCTTTTCTGGGCGATCTGTTTCTGTGGGTAATAGAGAATTGGGCTG CTTTCATTGCAAACCTACAGCCTTATCTTCCTCACGTTATATATGTCGTCGGGTGTTCTAGCTTCGCGGGCGCCAGCATGCCCATTGCGCTCTTCTCAGATCTTGTGTCTATACTGACCGTGCACATATACTCGTTTTATATCGCCTCGGCGCGCATCTTCAACTGGCAGCTGACTATTATCATATCGCTATTCCACCTGTTCCGTGGTAAGAAGCGGAATGTGCTACGCAATCGTATAGATTCATGCGATTATGATCTAGATCAACTCCTGATTGGGACAATCCTTTTTACGGtactcttctttcttctaccAACCATCATCGTTTTCTACCTGGCTTTTGCAACCGCTCGGATGTCAATCATCTCGGTGAAAGCGGCGCTTGATACATGTCTTGCATTCTTGAACCACTTTCCACTCTTCGCCTTGATGCTGCGGGTCAAAGATTCCCGGCGACTGCCAG GCGGCGTTCACTTTGAGCTCCGCGAAGAGCACGATAAGTCATCAAACACCGACTCGGCTTCCACAGTACCCTACATCCATCTCGAG TCGATACCCCTGACTCTTCGCGCCATGTTCGATCAGTACTTCCAACTAGGTCACCGCCTCCGGAAGCATTATCTCTCGCCGCGTGTGATCTTCTGCCTCGTAACCGGGCGCTTCGTGCCTCCAATCCACCGCCGCAATCTCTACAGCATGCAATATAGCATGCTTCCTGCTCGTCGGGCCGGAATGGCCGAGGTGTGGTCCTTGTTGACCCAGCCTCGTAAAGCGAATAGTGGCAGTGGTGGTTCCTCTACGATGGTCGGAGGAATGGGTGCAACAGCGAATGGGTTACTCAAGGTTCCGAACGGTTTCGGTCAGGGTGATATGAGGAGACGAGGACATCGGTGA